The following coding sequences are from one Neovison vison isolate M4711 chromosome X, ASM_NN_V1, whole genome shotgun sequence window:
- the LOC122896588 gene encoding syncytin-1-like produces MRGSGTSRYFSAFTYMPATCYWGKEPTTCTYDQKTYWVSDLVTAKRGIAPCNIYPRSGKVCWTYLGHVGLSDGGGVQDQASRKHIKTAVTDLTKRLQPPNNLVYKGINLGSIQKSPATEQLTVALLNSSYNLWRNVSKNGDSDCWICFPFSTRSNIVGIPLPMEWPLPNSTTANSTVHIGPIGENIPIINVSSPLTTTAANITNSSLPYCTPSGIFLSCPQGIYRCLTTNDSLGCIFILLSPSTTIYSESQLLSILFPQHRGERAVFLPFIIGAGVAIGVATGTAGIGTSIDFYYKLSQALNDDMERVADSLTGLQTQVTSLAALALQNRRALDLLTAEKGGTCLFLNEECCYFVNQSGIVTSKIKELRDRIQARRRDTSSWGLDPYNWVTWLLPLAGPVCIILLLISVAPCLFRYLQGRLQELARVSVNQLLLQPYSPLPTSDYPYDDAPCQQEVARTESTPLTPLY; encoded by the coding sequence ATGAGGGGTTCAGGTACTTCTCGCTATTTTTCAGCCTTTACTTATATGCCTGCAACCTGCTACTGGGGAAAGGAACCGACAACCTGTACGTATGACCAGAAAACCTATTGGGTCTCTGACCTTGTGACAGCCAAACGAGGTATTGCCCCTTGCAACATCTACCCCAGGTCTGGAAAAGTTTGCTGGACCTATCTGGGTCATGTCGGCCTCTCCGATGGAGGGGGCGTCCAGGACCAGGCTAGCCGCAAGCACATTAAAACAGCGGTCACGGACCTGACTAAACGACTCCAACCCCCCAACAACCTGGTCTATAAGGGCATTAATCTCGGTAGCATCCAAAAATCCCCTGCCACTGAACAACTGACAGTGGCCCTCCTGAACTCTAGTTACAACCTATGGCGAAATGTGTCGAAAAATGGTGACAGCGACTGCTGGATCTGTTTCCCTTTTTCAACACGTTCTAACATTGTAGGGATACCCCTCCCTATGGAATGGCCACTCCCCAACTCCACGACCGCAAATAGTACGGTTCATATTGGCCCCATTGGGGAAAACATACCTATTATTAATGTGTCCTCCCCCCTTACCACCACAGCTGCCAACATTACTAACTCCTCCCTCCCATATTGTACTCCCTCGGGAATATTTCTCTCATGCCCTCAGGGAATCTATCGCTGCCTGACCACTAATGACTCCCTGGGCTGTATATTCATCCTACTATCTCCTTCCACCACCATTTACTCTGAATCCCAGCTGCTGTCCATTCTATTCCCCCAACACCGTGGAGAAAGGGCCGTCTTCCTCCCATTCATAATAGGGGCAGGAGTAGCCATAGGGGTGGCAACTGGAACAGCAGGGATAGGGACTTCCATAGACTTTTATTACAAACTCTCCCAGGCCCTGAATGATGATATGGAACGGGTTGCTGACTCCCTCACAGGCCTACAGACGCAAGTCACCAGCCTGGCAGCCTTAGCTCTACAGAACCGACGGGCCTTAGACCTTCTGACTGCCGAAAAAGGGGGGACCTGCCTATTCTTAAATGAAGAATGTTGTTACTTTGTTAACCAATCAGGTATAGTTACTTCCAAGATCAAAGAACTCAGGGATCGGATCCAAGCACGGCGGCGAGACACGTCCTCCTGGGGCCTGGACCCCTACAACTGGGTAACCTGGCTGCTCCCTCTGGCGGGACCTGTATGCATAATCCTCCTTCTAATCTCAGTTGCTCCCTGTCTTTTCCGGTACTTGCAGGGTCGCCTACAAGAACTTGCCCGAGTGTCTGTCAATCAACTCCTCCTCCAGCCCTACTCTCCCCTGCCCACTTCCGACTACCCCTATGACGACGCCCCCTGTCAGCAGGAAGTAGCCAGAACCGAGTCGACGCCCCTGACACCATTATATTAA